Within Brevibacillus ruminantium, the genomic segment CCTATTCCAAACTTCTTTGAGCAGCCCGCCATAAGCCTTGAGGCGACGCCTGGACAAAACGAGATCGAAAGCAAACACCGAAAAATCGGTTTCCTCCTCGTCGATCTTGTGCTCCATGTAGGGTTTCTGCTCGTTTCCGCACGTACATTTCCCGGAACAGTAGCAACCGTCCGAAAAAACGACCAATTCCCCGGGCTTAACAGAATATTTCGCTGTCTCCGCGATAGCTGCCCCCGTCAACTCTCGCGAGTCGCCTACCTCCCCAATGTCCAGACCGTAGTCTGCAAGAAGATCGGCCTCGACCTTTTTGTTCCTTTTCGGTTTAACCACCTGTATATGTACCAATGGAGTATAAGTAACTTTTAATGCTTTCTGCCACATCTTCGTCCATTCAGCCTGGTCAATATAAGTCTTTGCAGACTTAAAATAAGTCGTCGGCACACACAAAAGCACGTGCAAATGCGGATGGAACGTCCCGTACCATTCAGAATGCTTGTCCAAGTTCCGGGTAACCTCCAAAGAGCGATACCAGCCTAAAACAGCGTTCTTGAATCGCGTATACCTCGACAGTTTCCGAAAAGCCTCCATCAACTGAGTAATCCCCGCATGTAGTTCCTCAAACGGCATATTTCGAACCGTTAGTGTCAGAAACAACCAACGTACTTTCTGCTGCTGGGCCACTTCGTGACCTACACGTTTAATCTGATGAGCGATCAGAAACGATCTTCGCCAAGCACACATCGGGCAAAGCCTTGACCTACAGAAACTCGCACCTGTCAGCTGCTTATGGCCATTCGCACACACACCAACCTTCAGCCAAGACGCGCAACTAAGAATATTCTCAGCCTTCCGGTCGTACGGCGTTCGCAGCTTCACAATGTCGTACACTTCCCCATCTTCGTCAGCGTGCCATTGATACTTTGCAGTATCAAAATGGGTATTGTTCGCGAGACGAAAATACGATTCCGCAACCTGTGACGAAAAAAACTTGTGACGTCGCCAAGGTTGTTTCCTGCCAGTTTTTGACGACAAATTCAGGATTTCACCCATATTGCTTTGAGCTTGTCCATGTTGTAAAATAGACATGACAAAACGAAGCCCCTTTCTGGTATGAAGTTGGTTCGGACAAACTGACTATACCACAAAGGGGATTTTTTTGTCTATTTCCGTTCAACCACCAAAAGTGGCTTAATCCCTTGTGGCTCTAAGTCGCAACCAACTTTCAAAACTGACCAGTTGTTTCTATAGTATCAAGATAAGAAGAAACTCCACCGGGGGGGCTGCTACGCAGCCCCCCCGGCTCCGTTTCTCAGTCTTTTCTTTCAAAAAACCCCAACTGATAGAAAACCTCCATAGATTCCTCTGAACGCCGCTCTAGTTGATCAGCAACACCGTTAACTCCCCAGCAAGGCGAACAAAAACGCAAACTCTTCTTTTCCTCCCGCAGCTCCTCAATTTCAAAATGGGACTTGCAGCACCGACAAAAAACCCGTCCATCTACAGCCGTAGGCATAAGTACAATCTCTGCCATACGCTTCCACGGTTTCCGACCTGCTCCCACTGGCGGCCGATCTGGAACCTCCCACTCAGTCCCGTTATTAAGAGTAACGATCTTTTTCACAACTCTCCCTCCCCTTTGAAAAAACGAAATAGTGGCGAGCTCTCCTCATAACCACGTTCGTCATAGCGACGAACAATACCCTCAAAATGGAACGAATAGTCTGCCTCGTCATCTTGCATAGCTTCTAAAAAATTATCCAAATCCCACATTTCAACACCATCGGAAACCATTGTAAAACCAGCCTTCTTAGCCTCTTTAATCAACTCTTGAATAGTCATTCTTGATTACCTCCCTGTTCTTCAAAATGGGAAAGCCAATCTTTCCCTACAACTTCAAAACCAACCGCTGGATTCCAATAGCAAGACGAATCCCTATGACGATAACTAATATAGATCGAGCTATACTTCCCCGTTTCCGTCCACTCTTTCGCCAACTTCTCAGCCTGACCCGATGTAGTAACAGACTGCTGCTCCGCCACATTTTCCAAAAGACCACCAACAGTATCAATCATCTCAAACGCCGTAACTGTATAACGCATATTACATTCCCCCTCCTTAACGGATCGTTAGTAATAAATTTAGTGCTTCCTTACTGATTTCCTTCGACTGGGACCAATGATGCAAAAGGAACTTCACAAAATCCGAGTCCGAGTAAATACGAAGTTGATTTTTTGCTGCTCGAAATTCTTCCTTAACCGCCTCATCCAGATGCAAATGGCACTGTTTCTTTTCGTAATATCCGATCAGCTTTTCGATTACCTCATACTCTGTCCGCGCTTGCAGTTGTCTTTTCAAGTCCTCAACCTTCGTTTTTACCTCTTCTGGCACTTGGATAGGTTTCCTCATTATCTCTCCCTGACCTCCTTCCAAAACAAGAGATCCGACTCATGAGCCCTAACTATCATTTCACGCAAAACACTACTCTGTTTCACCTTGCCGACCCTGACCGCCGCATCAATATCACTCCAGATATGGGTCGGCAGCGTAAGACTTACCTTCCGGGTCTCCCCAATAGCCGGGCGACCGCCCCGGCGCTCTTTCAGTCGTTCGTTCGCCTCTTCTAGTTCCTTAATCCTTTTTAGTAACTTTTCTTTTTCTGGATCGTTTTGATCAGGTTCCTTTTTCATTTCAGTTTCCTTTTCTTTTTTTGTACCTTTTTGTATTTTAGTAACTTTATCACTTTTATTTTCGTTACTATTATGAGAAACGTAATCATAATACTCTTGCGATTTATAAAGATCAATGTGTTTATCATAAATCTTTTCCCAAACTTTACTATAAAGTTGTTCAGGCAATTCAATACCGTCCTTTATATGGATAAGGTAACCTTCATCAATTTCATAATCAAACGTACGGCGTTCCCCCTTGTACTGCAAACGAACTTTCCCGGTAATTTTCTCCATAACAACTACCTCCTTTTTGGTTACCTTTATTGTAACGTAAAGGTTACCAAAAAGCAAGTAGTAACCAAAACTTTTTTGCGACTTTTTGTTTTGGTTACTTAAAATATATGTAACTTTATCTTTTAACCAACGAAGCAGCCAAGCCATCAGCCGCCTCCAAAAGCATAGACTCCTGAATATTCCGGTA encodes:
- a CDS encoding protein rep, coding for MSILQHGQAQSNMGEILNLSSKTGRKQPWRRHKFFSSQVAESYFRLANNTHFDTAKYQWHADEDGEVYDIVKLRTPYDRKAENILSCASWLKVGVCANGHKQLTGASFCRSRLCPMCAWRRSFLIAHQIKRVGHEVAQQQKVRWLFLTLTVRNMPFEELHAGITQLMEAFRKLSRYTRFKNAVLGWYRSLEVTRNLDKHSEWYGTFHPHLHVLLCVPTTYFKSAKTYIDQAEWTKMWQKALKVTYTPLVHIQVVKPKRNKKVEADLLADYGLDIGEVGDSRELTGAAIAETAKYSVKPGELVVFSDGCYCSGKCTCGNEQKPYMEHKIDEEETDFSVFAFDLVLSRRRLKAYGGLLKEVWNRLQQEEKMVDPEADDADLVGVTEDEKCTCSTCQSALLETLYRWQPGVNHYIST